Proteins encoded within one genomic window of Polaribacter sp. NJDZ03:
- the purL gene encoding phosphoribosylformylglycinamidine synthase, translating to MIHFFGNINSKVFAVQTSEKLTTETIAKLTWLFADQPKIEETTINAFFVGPRAAMITPWSTNAVEITQNMGISDIIRIEEFTASTEKFSDFDPMISEKFKKLTQDSFTIEIKPEAILDIEDIAAYNNQEGLSLSNEEVEYLESVATKIVRKLTDSEVFGFSQVNSEHCRHKIFGGTFIIDGEEQPSSLFNLIKETSKQFPNDIVSAYKDNVAFVKGPKVEQFAPKTADKPDFYQTEDFESVISIKAETHNFPTTVEPFNGAATGAGGEIRDRLAGGKGSLPLAGTAVYMTSYSRLEENRYWEHKFEARDWLYQTPMDILIKASNGASDFGNKFGQPLITGSVLTFEHKENSSVSDSPARKLGFDKVIMQAGGIGYGKADQALKDTPKEGDKIVILGGENYRIGMGGAAVSSADTGALDSGIELNAVQRSNPEMQKRAANAVRGMVESEENFIVSIHDHGAGGHLNCLSELVEETGGKIDLDALPVGDPTLSAKEIIGNESQERMGLVIAEKHIDTLQKIAERERSPMYTVGEVTGDNRFTFESKTKGDKPMDLALEDMFGSSPKTILTDKTVVRNYKNSRYKVKNFKNYLSQVLQLEAVASKDWLTNKVDRCVGGKVAKQQCVGPLQIPLNNVGVMALDYKGKEGVATSIGHSPIAALIDPAAGSRNAITESLTNLIWAPLKDNLDSVSLSANWMWPCKNEGEDARLYKAVKAVSDFSIELGINVPTGKDSLSMKQKYGDDEVIAPGTVIISAAGNCNAISKVVEPLLKVDGGNIYYINISQDEFKLGGSSFHQVLNTIGNEAPDVKNSAFVKNTFNTIQNLIKDDKITAGHDVASGGFITTLLEMCFADVNLGADFNITALNEEDSIKVLFAENSGIVFQADASVENILSENNVEFFNIGTANNSGTVNIKNNEDNFSFDVTEMRDVWYKTSFLLDSKQTANNLAQDRFDNYKNQPLTYKFPENFTGKLPVIARGTKQSRPKAAIIREKGSNSEREMANAMYLAGFEVKDVHMTDLISGRETLEDIQFIGAVGGFSNSDVLGSAKGWAGAFKYNEKANTALKNFFKREDTLSVGICNGAQLWMELDLINPDHKVHGKLVHNDSMKHESSFTSVKIQENNSVMLSSLAGTELGVWISHGEGKFNLPEAEANYNIVAKYGYKGYPNNPNGSDFNTAMLSDKSGRHLVTMPHIERSTFQWNWANYPAGRKDEVSPWLEAFVNAKNWLTK from the coding sequence ATGATTCATTTCTTTGGAAATATAAACAGCAAAGTATTCGCTGTTCAAACATCAGAAAAATTAACTACAGAAACTATTGCTAAATTGACTTGGTTATTTGCCGATCAACCAAAAATAGAAGAAACAACAATAAATGCATTTTTTGTTGGCCCAAGAGCTGCAATGATTACTCCTTGGAGTACAAATGCTGTAGAAATCACTCAGAATATGGGGATTTCAGATATTATAAGAATTGAAGAATTTACAGCTTCTACAGAAAAATTTTCTGATTTTGATCCAATGATTTCTGAGAAATTCAAGAAACTAACTCAAGATTCATTCACAATAGAAATTAAACCAGAAGCAATTTTAGATATTGAAGATATTGCTGCCTACAACAATCAAGAAGGATTGTCTTTAAGTAACGAAGAAGTTGAATATCTAGAAAGTGTTGCTACTAAAATTGTTAGAAAATTAACAGACTCTGAAGTATTTGGTTTTAGCCAAGTAAACTCAGAGCACTGTAGACATAAAATATTTGGCGGAACATTTATTATTGATGGAGAAGAACAACCTTCTTCCCTTTTCAATCTGATAAAAGAAACGTCTAAACAGTTTCCTAACGATATTGTTTCTGCATATAAAGACAATGTTGCCTTTGTAAAAGGACCTAAAGTAGAACAATTTGCACCTAAAACGGCGGATAAACCAGACTTTTATCAAACTGAAGATTTTGAATCTGTTATTTCAATAAAAGCAGAAACGCATAACTTCCCAACAACAGTTGAACCTTTTAACGGAGCAGCAACAGGTGCTGGTGGAGAAATTAGAGATAGACTTGCTGGTGGAAAAGGATCTTTACCTTTGGCAGGAACAGCAGTTTACATGACTTCCTATTCTCGTTTAGAAGAAAATAGATATTGGGAGCATAAATTTGAAGCTAGAGATTGGTTATACCAAACTCCTATGGATATTTTAATAAAAGCATCTAATGGAGCATCAGATTTTGGAAACAAATTTGGACAACCATTAATTACTGGTTCTGTATTAACTTTTGAACATAAAGAAAATTCTTCTGTAAGTGATTCACCTGCAAGAAAACTTGGTTTTGATAAAGTAATTATGCAAGCTGGTGGAATTGGTTATGGAAAAGCAGATCAGGCTTTAAAAGACACACCAAAAGAAGGTGATAAAATTGTAATTCTTGGTGGAGAAAACTACAGAATTGGAATGGGTGGTGCTGCAGTTTCATCTGCAGATACTGGTGCATTAGATTCTGGTATCGAGTTAAACGCCGTTCAACGATCTAATCCAGAAATGCAAAAACGTGCTGCAAATGCGGTTCGTGGAATGGTAGAAAGTGAAGAAAACTTTATTGTTTCTATTCACGATCATGGAGCTGGTGGACATTTAAATTGTTTATCAGAATTAGTAGAAGAGACTGGTGGTAAAATAGATTTAGACGCTTTACCTGTTGGAGATCCTACGCTATCTGCAAAAGAAATTATTGGTAACGAATCTCAAGAAAGAATGGGCTTAGTTATTGCTGAAAAACATATAGATACTTTACAGAAAATTGCAGAACGTGAGCGTTCGCCAATGTACACTGTTGGTGAGGTAACTGGAGACAATCGTTTTACTTTTGAGTCTAAAACAAAAGGTGACAAACCTATGGATTTAGCCTTGGAAGACATGTTTGGTTCTTCTCCTAAAACTATTTTAACAGACAAAACAGTTGTTAGAAATTATAAAAATTCTAGATATAAAGTTAAGAATTTTAAAAACTATTTATCTCAGGTTTTACAATTAGAGGCAGTGGCTTCTAAAGACTGGTTAACAAATAAAGTAGACCGTTGTGTTGGTGGTAAAGTTGCCAAACAACAATGTGTTGGTCCGTTACAAATTCCGTTAAATAACGTTGGTGTAATGGCGTTAGATTATAAAGGAAAAGAAGGAGTTGCTACTTCAATAGGGCACTCTCCTATTGCTGCATTAATAGATCCTGCTGCAGGAAGTAGAAATGCAATTACAGAATCTTTAACCAACTTAATCTGGGCACCTTTAAAAGATAATTTAGATTCAGTTTCTTTATCTGCAAACTGGATGTGGCCTTGTAAAAATGAAGGTGAAGATGCGCGTTTATACAAAGCTGTAAAAGCAGTATCTGATTTCTCTATAGAATTAGGAATCAATGTTCCTACCGGGAAAGATTCTTTATCTATGAAACAAAAATATGGAGACGATGAAGTAATTGCACCAGGAACAGTTATAATTTCTGCTGCAGGAAACTGTAACGCAATTAGCAAAGTTGTTGAACCTCTTTTAAAAGTAGATGGAGGAAATATCTACTATATTAATATTTCTCAAGATGAGTTTAAATTAGGAGGAAGTTCTTTCCACCAAGTTTTAAATACTATTGGAAATGAAGCTCCTGATGTTAAAAACAGTGCTTTTGTAAAAAATACATTTAATACAATTCAAAACTTAATTAAAGACGATAAAATTACTGCCGGACACGATGTTGCTTCTGGTGGTTTCATTACAACGTTGTTAGAAATGTGTTTTGCTGATGTAAATTTAGGAGCCGATTTTAATATTACTGCTTTAAATGAAGAAGATTCTATTAAAGTATTATTTGCTGAAAATTCAGGAATTGTTTTCCAAGCAGATGCTTCTGTAGAAAATATTTTATCAGAAAATAATGTTGAATTTTTTAATATTGGTACTGCTAATAATTCAGGAACAGTAAACATTAAAAACAACGAAGATAATTTCTCTTTTGATGTTACAGAAATGAGAGATGTTTGGTATAAAACTTCTTTTTTATTAGACAGTAAACAAACCGCTAATAACTTAGCTCAAGACAGATTTGATAATTATAAGAATCAACCTTTAACGTATAAATTTCCTGAGAACTTTACAGGTAAACTTCCTGTCATTGCGAGAGGAACGAAGCAATCTCGTCCAAAAGCTGCAATTATCCGTGAAAAAGGTTCAAATTCTGAACGTGAAATGGCTAATGCAATGTATTTAGCTGGTTTTGAAGTGAAAGATGTACACATGACAGATTTAATTTCTGGTCGTGAAACATTAGAAGATATTCAATTTATTGGTGCTGTCGGTGGTTTCTCTAACTCAGATGTTTTAGGTTCTGCAAAAGGTTGGGCTGGAGCATTTAAGTACAATGAAAAAGCAAATACAGCGTTAAAGAACTTCTTTAAAAGAGAAGATACCTTGTCTGTTGGTATTTGTAATGGAGCTCAATTATGGATGGAATTAGATTTAATAAATCCAGATCATAAAGTACATGGTAAATTAGTTCATAATGATTCTATGAAGCATGAAAGTTCTTTTACTTCTGTAAAAATTCAAGAAAATAACTCTGTTATGCTATCTAGTTTAGCGGGTACGGAATTAGGTGTTTGGATTTCTCATGGTGAAGGAAAATTTAACTTACCAGAAGCAGAAGCAAATTATAATATTGTTGCAAAATATGGTTATAAAGGATATCCTAATAACCCAAATGGATCAGATTTTAATACTGCAATGTTGTCTGATAAGTCTGGTAGACATTTAGTTACAATGCCTCATATAGAGCGTTCTACTTTTCAATGGAACTGGGCAAATTACCCAGCCGGAAGAAAAGATGAAG
- a CDS encoding endonuclease, with protein MKKTLLILLLFSSFLINAQAESYYNDVDLTKSELELKDELAVKTAAAHTNFLSYTPGIWEASKITDVDPTNEDNVLLIYGYNDTDGDYITDRTRSKSLNGGNTGTDWNREHTYANSLANPKLEKTGKSGPPYAEAFNLRPSDVKMNSNRGNTKFADGSGNAGNQNGGWYPGDEWKGDVARIIMYMYIRYGDQCKPTGVGIGNLVGPDDEMIDLFLEWNVEDPVSDFERQRNAYHDSNAAYAQGNRNPFIDNAYLATRIWGGENALDSWGIYLTPDTEAPTVPTSVTLNNITSTSINASWTASTDNEAVTKYEVYANGVLQGNTANTTYSLTSLTTGTAYSITILAKDIANNKSAQSIAANATTLTDITPPTVPTGITITNQSGSSFKVSWSASTDDSSVESYAVYVDGALNGTSTNTTYTAIGLAPNTTYSVTISAKDIANNVSAKSTEVSATTTVASSTCATETFDKVPDKGSSYSTFTWTGDNGIDWTAVKSRSDKEATLNGKAVAIDVRDSKIGSLTSSTFANGIGSLTASTLRAFSGGTGNLDVFVNGVKKGTLPYGDEIQTTTISNINIYGNVIVSISESTSGGDRVIIDDLSWTCYSTLSTEEDVFNSFKMYPNPTDGNTVYFKITESAEVKMYNVLGKLIKKATLNQKNNSVDTSNLTKGIYLVKINSDNQSITKKLIKN; from the coding sequence ATGAAAAAAACATTACTTATACTTTTATTATTCTCTTCATTTTTAATAAATGCACAAGCAGAATCTTATTATAACGATGTAGATTTAACAAAATCTGAACTAGAACTAAAAGATGAATTAGCTGTAAAAACAGCTGCTGCTCATACAAACTTTTTAAGCTATACTCCTGGTATTTGGGAAGCCAGTAAAATTACAGATGTAGACCCTACAAATGAGGATAATGTTTTACTTATTTACGGATATAATGATACTGATGGAGACTATATAACAGATAGAACCAGAAGTAAATCTTTAAATGGTGGTAATACGGGTACAGATTGGAACAGAGAACATACTTATGCAAACTCATTGGCAAACCCAAAACTTGAAAAAACTGGTAAAAGCGGCCCACCTTATGCGGAAGCATTCAACTTACGTCCTTCTGATGTAAAAATGAACTCTAATAGAGGTAATACTAAATTTGCTGATGGTTCTGGTAATGCTGGTAACCAAAATGGCGGTTGGTATCCTGGTGATGAATGGAAAGGTGATGTTGCTAGAATAATTATGTACATGTATATTCGTTACGGAGACCAATGTAAACCAACGGGTGTTGGTATTGGAAACTTAGTTGGGCCAGATGATGAAATGATCGATTTATTCTTAGAATGGAACGTAGAAGATCCTGTATCAGATTTTGAAAGACAAAGAAATGCTTATCATGATTCTAATGCAGCTTACGCACAAGGAAACAGAAATCCTTTTATAGACAATGCCTATTTAGCAACAAGAATTTGGGGAGGAGAAAATGCTTTAGATTCTTGGGGTATATACTTAACTCCAGATACAGAGGCACCAACTGTGCCAACAAGTGTTACACTAAATAATATTACATCAACTTCTATTAATGCTTCTTGGACAGCTTCTACGGATAATGAAGCGGTAACAAAATATGAAGTTTATGCAAATGGTGTTTTACAAGGTAACACCGCAAATACAACATACTCTTTAACTAGTTTAACTACTGGTACAGCTTACAGTATTACTATTTTAGCTAAAGATATTGCAAATAATAAATCTGCTCAATCAATAGCTGCAAACGCAACAACTTTAACAGATATTACACCTCCAACTGTACCAACAGGTATTACTATTACTAATCAATCTGGCTCTAGTTTTAAAGTTAGTTGGTCTGCTTCCACAGATGATTCTTCTGTAGAAAGTTATGCTGTTTATGTAGATGGTGCTTTAAACGGAACCAGTACAAATACAACTTATACAGCTATTGGTTTAGCACCAAATACAACTTATAGTGTAACAATTTCCGCAAAAGATATTGCAAATAATGTATCTGCTAAATCTACAGAAGTAAGCGCTACTACAACAGTAGCATCATCAACTTGTGCTACTGAGACTTTTGATAAAGTGCCAGACAAAGGTAGTTCGTACTCTACTTTTACGTGGACAGGAGATAATGGTATCGATTGGACTGCTGTAAAATCTAGATCGGATAAAGAAGCTACTTTAAACGGTAAAGCTGTTGCTATAGATGTTAGAGATTCTAAAATAGGATCTCTAACATCATCTACCTTTGCAAATGGTATTGGAAGTTTAACAGCTTCAACTTTACGTGCTTTTAGTGGTGGTACTGGAAACTTAGATGTATTTGTAAACGGAGTTAAAAAAGGTACATTACCTTATGGAGATGAAATTCAAACAACAACAATTTCAAATATAAATATATATGGTAATGTTATAGTTTCAATTAGTGAATCTACTTCTGGAGGTGATCGTGTAATAATCGATGATTTATCTTGGACGTGTTATTCTACTTTAAGTACAGAAGAAGACGTATTTAACTCCTTTAAAATGTACCCAAACCCAACAGATGGTAATACAGTTTATTTTAAAATAACAGAAAGTGCAGAGGTTAAGATGTACAATGTTTTAGGTAAGTTGATAAAAAAAGCGACTCTAAACCAAAAAAATAATAGTGTAGATACTTCTAATTTAACTAAAGGAATCTATTTAGTAAAAATAAATTCTGACAATCAATCTATTACAAAAAAATTGATAAAGAATTAA
- a CDS encoding endonuclease codes for MVKKLLFFILTVTSFISFSQEDYYDDVNLQLTGIALKDALAAKIISTHSNMLSYTPGVWEASKITDLDTAEPDNVVLIYGWEDGIDDDETNDKSRNNTLQDGATGATFVWNREHVFSKSLAIPSLETNNPGPGTDAHNLRPADKSRNSARNNYKFALGSGNSSRSNITYNGPDGPKTRGWYPGDEWKGDVSRIIMYMYLRYGSQCLPTNVGVGDTQFTPDEMIDLFLKWNREDPVSGIEKRRNIYHENTSNTYAQGNRNPFIDNPFLATRIWGGDNAEDTWGIYTSSDTEAPSKPKNVTLSNITLTTIDISWAVSTDNIGVTGYQVYVNDVLAKQTSTTSATITGLETNTTYNFKVIAKDLINKSEASAIVSSKTLADTTPPSVPTNITITDITDSSFNLNWSAATDNNEVAGYDIFVDGTFKATSAATTYAVTGLTTSTTYTLTVLAKDKDNNKSEQSASVNATTTDGISGGVASELFFSEYFEGDGGTNKALEIVNLTGGTVDLSGYVIKLDRNGASDWTTPLALDNGTVKNVVPGDVFVIGNGKNDIPQLQPYSTSNPNGQVDLVQPVIEDNVWGQPVNFTGNDAIGLFKNDVLIDIIGVFGSDSSFATNKTLRRNGNISGPNTTFDLQEEWTSFPANTADGFGSFTSTLSTSKNTFKTFKMFPNPTDGNSIYFSVKEDATIHIYTVLGKLVKSVNVTKSKNKIDIPALSKSVYLLKINSDKQFITKKLIKN; via the coding sequence ATGGTAAAAAAACTACTTTTTTTTATTTTAACAGTTACATCTTTTATATCTTTTTCTCAAGAAGATTATTACGACGATGTAAATCTACAACTAACTGGTATTGCTTTAAAAGACGCTTTAGCTGCAAAAATTATTAGCACGCATTCTAATATGTTAAGCTATACACCTGGTGTTTGGGAAGCTTCTAAAATTACAGATCTAGATACCGCAGAACCAGACAATGTTGTTTTAATTTACGGTTGGGAAGATGGTATTGATGACGATGAAACTAATGATAAATCAAGAAATAACACTTTGCAAGATGGTGCTACAGGTGCTACATTTGTATGGAACAGAGAACATGTTTTTTCTAAATCACTTGCAATTCCTAGCTTAGAAACCAATAACCCCGGTCCAGGTACAGATGCGCATAATCTAAGACCAGCGGATAAAAGTAGAAACTCAGCAAGAAATAATTACAAATTTGCTTTGGGTTCAGGTAACTCTTCTCGTTCAAATATTACTTACAATGGTCCTGATGGTCCAAAAACAAGAGGTTGGTATCCTGGAGACGAATGGAAAGGTGATGTTTCTAGAATAATAATGTACATGTACCTTCGTTATGGTAGTCAGTGTTTACCAACAAATGTTGGAGTTGGTGACACTCAATTTACACCAGATGAAATGATCGATTTATTCTTAAAATGGAATAGAGAAGATCCTGTTTCAGGTATTGAAAAAAGGAGAAATATATATCACGAAAACACGTCTAATACCTACGCACAAGGAAATAGAAATCCGTTTATAGACAATCCATTTTTAGCTACTAGAATTTGGGGAGGAGATAATGCAGAAGATACTTGGGGAATCTACACAAGTAGCGATACTGAAGCACCAAGCAAACCCAAGAATGTTACTTTAAGCAACATTACTTTAACAACAATAGATATTTCATGGGCAGTTTCTACAGATAATATTGGTGTTACAGGATATCAAGTTTATGTGAATGATGTTTTAGCAAAACAGACATCAACAACTTCTGCTACTATTACTGGTTTAGAAACAAATACTACCTACAATTTTAAAGTAATCGCTAAAGATTTAATTAATAAATCTGAAGCAAGTGCTATTGTTTCAAGTAAAACCTTAGCAGATACTACTCCACCATCGGTGCCTACAAACATCACAATTACAGATATAACCGATAGTTCTTTTAACTTAAATTGGTCTGCAGCTACAGACAATAATGAAGTAGCTGGTTATGATATTTTTGTTGATGGTACTTTCAAAGCTACTTCTGCAGCAACAACCTATGCTGTTACTGGTTTAACAACATCAACTACCTATACTCTTACTGTTTTAGCTAAAGATAAAGACAATAATAAATCTGAACAAAGTGCTTCTGTAAATGCTACTACAACAGACGGTATTTCTGGAGGTGTTGCTTCTGAATTATTCTTTTCTGAATATTTTGAAGGTGATGGAGGAACAAATAAGGCCTTAGAAATTGTTAATTTAACAGGAGGTACCGTAGACCTATCTGGTTATGTTATAAAATTAGACAGAAATGGTGCATCTGACTGGACAACTCCATTAGCATTAGATAATGGAACAGTTAAAAATGTTGTTCCCGGAGACGTATTTGTAATAGGAAACGGTAAAAATGATATACCTCAATTGCAACCTTACTCTACCTCTAATCCAAATGGTCAAGTAGACTTAGTACAGCCAGTTATAGAAGATAATGTTTGGGGGCAACCTGTTAACTTTACGGGAAATGATGCCATTGGTTTGTTTAAGAACGACGTATTAATAGATATTATAGGTGTATTTGGTAGCGATTCTAGTTTTGCCACAAATAAAACTTTAAGAAGAAATGGAAATATCAGTGGTCCAAATACCACTTTCGATTTACAAGAAGAATGGACTTCTTTTCCTGCAAACACTGCTGATGGATTTGGTAGTTTTACTTCTACTTTAAGTACTTCTAAAAATACTTTTAAAACTTTTAAAATGTTTCCAAACCCAACAGATGGAAATAGCATCTATTTTAGTGTTAAAGAAGATGCTACGATTCATATTTATACTGTTTTAGGAAAATTAGTAAAATCTGTTAATGTTACAAAAAGTAAAAATAAAATTGACATACCTGCCTTATCTAAAAGTGTTTACTTACTTAAAATTAATTCTGACAAACAATTTATCACTAAAAAATTGATTAAAAACTAA
- a CDS encoding RsmB/NOP family class I SAM-dependent RNA methyltransferase, with amino-acid sequence MRLHRNLTFAVIDSIRDIFNEGVYADKAVEKALKRDKRWGARDRKFVAETIYDIVRWNRLYAEIAEVKAPYDRDNIWRLFSVWCILRGIALPDWNQIGDVPERRIKGRFAELSTTRKYRESIPDWMDEMCSKELGEEIWTKEIAALNVQASVILRTNTLNITRGALQKKLRAENVLTEFVPNHPDALILPERANVFKTEAFHSGYFEVQDASSQLVAAYLDVKPGMKVIDTCAGAGGKTLHLSALMENKGQIIAMDIYESKLRKLKVRAKRNKAHNIDMRVIDSTKPIKKLQGKADRVLIDAPCSGLGVIRRNPDSKWKLQPEFIENIKKIQQDVLQQYSTMVKPGGKMVYATCSVLPSENQEQVNHFLTSDAGKDFTFVSDKKVLAHISGFDGFYMALLERK; translated from the coding sequence ATGAGATTACACAGAAACTTAACTTTTGCAGTTATTGACAGCATAAGAGATATATTTAATGAAGGTGTTTATGCAGACAAAGCTGTAGAAAAAGCTTTAAAACGGGATAAACGTTGGGGAGCAAGAGACCGTAAATTTGTAGCAGAAACCATATACGACATTGTTCGTTGGAACAGGTTATACGCAGAAATTGCAGAAGTAAAAGCACCGTATGATAGAGATAATATTTGGAGACTATTCTCTGTATGGTGTATTCTAAGAGGAATTGCTTTACCAGATTGGAATCAAATTGGAGATGTACCAGAAAGAAGAATTAAAGGCCGTTTTGCAGAATTATCTACTACAAGAAAATATAGAGAATCTATACCAGATTGGATGGATGAAATGTGTTCTAAAGAATTAGGTGAAGAAATTTGGACGAAAGAAATTGCGGCTTTAAATGTACAAGCAAGTGTAATTTTAAGAACCAATACCTTAAATATTACTAGAGGAGCACTTCAAAAGAAATTAAGAGCAGAAAATGTATTAACAGAATTTGTTCCTAATCATCCAGATGCTTTAATTCTACCAGAAAGAGCAAATGTTTTTAAAACGGAAGCTTTTCATAGTGGTTATTTTGAAGTTCAAGATGCATCATCGCAACTTGTTGCTGCCTATTTAGACGTAAAACCAGGTATGAAAGTTATTGATACTTGTGCAGGTGCTGGAGGTAAAACTTTGCATTTATCTGCTTTAATGGAAAATAAAGGACAAATTATTGCCATGGATATTTACGAAAGTAAATTGCGTAAATTAAAAGTGAGAGCAAAGAGAAACAAAGCACATAACATAGATATGCGTGTAATTGATTCTACAAAACCTATTAAAAAATTACAAGGTAAAGCAGACAGAGTTTTAATTGATGCTCCTTGTTCTGGTTTAGGTGTTATCCGTAGAAACCCAGATTCTAAATGGAAATTACAACCAGAATTTATAGAAAACATTAAAAAAATTCAACAAGACGTATTACAGCAATATTCTACAATGGTTAAACCAGGTGGAAAAATGGTGTACGCTACTTGTTCTGTATTACCTTCTGAAAACCAAGAGCAAGTTAATCATTTCTTAACATCAGATGCCGGAAAAGACTTTACCTTTGTCTCAGATAAAAAAGTGTTAGCGCATATTTCTGGTTTCGACGGATTTTATATGGCACTTTTAGAAAGAAAATAA